From a single Plasmodium yoelii strain 17X genome assembly, chromosome: 9 genomic region:
- a CDS encoding phosphoglycerate mutase, putative, which translates to MFHRSAGNYLKEKDFKFDVVFTSVLKRAITTTWHVLKSGDLLHVPVIKTWRLNERHYGSLQGLNKSETAKKYGEEQVKIWRRSYDIPPPKLDKEDNRWPGHNAVYKNVPKGVLPFTECLKDTVERVLPFWFDTIAPAILANKKVLVTAHGNSLRGLVKHLDNLSEADVLELNIPTGVPLVYELDENLKPIKHYYLLDSEELKKKMDEVANQGKAK; encoded by the coding sequence ATGTTTCATAGATCCGCTGGAAATTATTTGAAGGAAAAGGATTTTAAATTTGATGTCGTTTTTACATCTGTATTAAAAAGAGCTATTACAACAACATGGCATGTTTTGAAATCTGGTGATCTTTTACATGTACCAGTCATAAAAACATGGAGATTAAATGAAAGACACTATGGTTCATTACAAGGTTTAAACAAATCTGAAACTGCTAAAAAATATGGAGAAGAACAAGTTAAAATATGGAGAAGATCTTATGATATCCCCCCTCCAAAATTGGATAAAGAAGATAATAGATGGCCAGGACATAATgcagtatataaaaatgtaccTAAAGGAGTATTACCATTTACTGAATGTTTAAAAGATACAGTTGAAAGAGTTTTACCATTTTGGTTTGATACTATTGCACCAGCTATATTAGCAAACAAAAAAGTCCTTGTAACTGCACATGGAAATAGTTTAAGAGGATTAGTTAAACACTTAGATAATTTAAGTGAGGCTGATGTATTGGAACTTAATATTCCAACAGGAGTACCATTAGTATATGAATTAGACGAAAACTTAAAACCAATTAAACACTACTATTTATTAGATAGTGAAGAattaaagaagaaaatggatGAAGTAGCTAACCAAGGAAAggcaaaataa